The Kitasatospora sp. NBC_00374 genome has a segment encoding these proteins:
- a CDS encoding DUF6113 family protein, with the protein MIRRLVRSLLGSREQRLAEPLPSRGARVTGYVALFVLGGLVSLCGAFVQALWAPAGLLLALAATLAVFYGGLRLTGTKLGAGIPLAGWFAMLLVLMTPRPEGDLVISTAVTSYLYLFLGSVGGVVCATLPTRSGVGFLALPPDRQRAVSRPRP; encoded by the coding sequence GTGATCAGGCGTCTGGTTCGGAGTCTGCTGGGCAGCCGCGAGCAGCGGCTGGCCGAGCCCCTGCCGTCACGCGGGGCCCGGGTGACCGGCTATGTGGCGCTGTTCGTGCTGGGCGGCCTGGTCTCACTGTGCGGAGCCTTTGTGCAGGCATTGTGGGCGCCGGCCGGTCTGCTGCTGGCGCTGGCCGCGACGCTCGCGGTGTTCTACGGCGGCCTGCGGCTGACCGGGACGAAGCTCGGCGCGGGCATCCCGCTGGCCGGGTGGTTCGCGATGCTGCTGGTGCTGATGACCCCGCGGCCGGAGGGGGATCTGGTCATCTCCACGGCGGTGACCTCCTACCTCTACCTGTTTCTCGGGTCGGTCGGCGGTGTGGTCTGCGCGACCCTGCCGACCCGGTCGGGCGTCGGCTTCCTGGCGCTGCCGCCCGATCGGCAACGGGCAGTCAGCCGGCCCCGCCCGTAG
- the mshB gene encoding N-acetyl-1-D-myo-inositol-2-amino-2-deoxy-alpha-D-glucopyranoside deacetylase, with protein sequence MTAADDQPPRRLLLVHAHPDDESIVSGAAMARYAAEGAQVTLVTCTLGEGGEVILPELAHLTADRDGTLGEYRIGELTAAMRELGVADFRFLGGPGRYRDSGMMGVPDNDVAGCFWQAEVDEAAAHLVAVVREVRPQVLVTYDENGGYGHPDHIQAHRVALRAYELAAEPGFRPELGGAWRIAKVYYARMPRSVIERGLRETAAEAGFPGVAQVSDVPGVVDDEVVTTVLDGTAYAGAKAAAMRAHATQITVTGRSFALSNDLGQPLVATEYYQLVHGKAGPEQPETDLFAGLDLEEQR encoded by the coding sequence ATGACCGCTGCCGACGACCAGCCGCCCCGACGCCTGCTTCTGGTGCACGCCCATCCGGACGACGAGTCGATCGTCTCGGGCGCCGCCATGGCGCGCTACGCCGCCGAGGGTGCCCAGGTCACGCTGGTGACCTGCACCCTCGGTGAGGGCGGCGAGGTGATCTTGCCCGAGCTGGCCCATCTGACGGCCGATCGGGACGGCACCCTCGGCGAGTACCGGATCGGCGAGCTGACCGCCGCGATGCGCGAGCTCGGTGTCGCCGACTTCCGCTTCCTCGGCGGGCCGGGCCGCTACCGCGACTCCGGGATGATGGGCGTGCCCGACAACGACGTGGCCGGCTGCTTCTGGCAGGCCGAGGTCGACGAGGCGGCGGCCCACCTGGTCGCGGTGGTCCGCGAGGTGCGGCCGCAGGTACTGGTCACCTACGACGAGAACGGCGGCTACGGGCACCCGGACCACATCCAGGCGCACCGGGTCGCGCTGCGCGCGTACGAGCTGGCGGCCGAGCCGGGGTTCCGGCCGGAGCTCGGCGGGGCCTGGCGGATCGCCAAGGTCTACTACGCCCGGATGCCGCGCTCGGTGATCGAGCGGGGGCTGCGGGAGACCGCGGCCGAGGCGGGCTTCCCCGGCGTCGCGCAGGTCTCCGACGTCCCCGGCGTGGTGGACGACGAGGTGGTCACCACGGTGCTGGACGGTACGGCGTACGCGGGCGCGAAGGCCGCCGCGATGCGGGCGCACGCGACCCAGATCACGGTGACCGGCCGGTCCTTCGCCCTCAGCAACGACCTCGGCCAACCGCTGGTGGCGACCGAGTACTACCAGCTGGTGCACGGCAAGGCCGGCCCGGAGCAGCCGGAGACCGACCTGTTCGCCGGCCTCGACCTGGAGGAGCAGCGGTGA
- a CDS encoding ABC transporter permease — protein MGRYMLRKLANYLILVTLAASLSYFIAGLSLHPQANYEGRNPPLAKSTISKTLDDVNMNPDTPIVSRFATWANGVAHGDLGKSIDGSPVNDEVGRRIGVSTRLLLLATLIGSVGGVALGTLGAIKQYKFFDRASTLASFFILAMPTFVLGLFLKLLTMKFLGAGTIHFTGETDPEFAGRWDFAALGNRAEHMLLPGLTLILIQIALYSRYQRSTMLDVLGSDFLRTARAKGLKRRAALVKHGLRTAILPVVPLLVFNIVLLFVGATFTEKTFGWHGMGELLINSITRNDVNSTAAVALFTAVLVLIAGLLSDLLYAALDPRVRVR, from the coding sequence TTGGGTCGCTATATGCTGCGCAAGCTGGCCAATTATCTGATTCTGGTCACGCTTGCTGCATCTCTCTCCTATTTCATCGCCGGCCTCAGCCTGCACCCGCAGGCGAACTACGAGGGCCGGAACCCGCCGCTGGCGAAGAGCACCATCAGCAAGACGCTCGACGACGTCAACATGAACCCCGACACGCCGATCGTCAGCCGCTTCGCCACCTGGGCGAACGGGGTGGCCCACGGCGACCTCGGCAAGAGCATCGACGGTTCGCCCGTCAACGACGAGGTGGGCCGCCGGATCGGCGTCTCGACCCGCCTGCTCCTGCTGGCGACCCTGATCGGCTCGGTCGGCGGCGTCGCCCTCGGCACGCTGGGCGCGATCAAGCAGTACAAGTTCTTCGACCGGGCCTCGACCCTGGCGTCGTTCTTCATCCTGGCGATGCCGACCTTCGTACTCGGCCTGTTCCTCAAGCTGCTCACGATGAAGTTCCTGGGTGCGGGCACCATCCACTTCACCGGCGAGACCGATCCCGAGTTCGCCGGGCGCTGGGACTTCGCCGCGCTGGGCAACCGGGCCGAGCACATGCTGCTGCCCGGCCTGACCCTGATCCTCATTCAGATCGCCCTCTACAGCCGCTACCAGCGCAGCACGATGCTCGACGTGCTCGGCAGCGACTTCCTGCGGACCGCCCGGGCCAAGGGCCTGAAGCGGCGCGCGGCGCTGGTCAAGCACGGTCTGCGGACCGCGATCCTGCCGGTCGTCCCGCTGCTGGTCTTCAACATCGTGCTGCTGTTCGTGGGTGCCACCTTCACCGAGAAGACCTTCGGGTGGCACGGCATGGGTGAACTGCTGATCAACTCGATCACCCGTAACGACGTGAACTCGACCGCCGCGGTCGCCCTGTTCACCGCGGTCCTGGTCCTGATCGCCGGTCTGCTGTCCGACCTGCTCTACGCGGCGCTCGATCCTCGGGTTCGGGTGCGCTGA
- a CDS encoding DUF2304 domain-containing protein encodes MALSISAAVLMLVVVVLLIRRSGLKLPHAIICALLGFYLASSSIAPSIQQVTSNVAGMINGLKL; translated from the coding sequence ATGGCTTTGTCCATCTCCGCCGCCGTCCTGATGCTGGTCGTCGTGGTGCTGCTGATCCGCAGATCCGGCCTCAAGCTGCCGCACGCGATCATCTGCGCGCTGCTCGGCTTCTATCTCGCGTCCAGCTCGATCGCGCCGTCGATCCAGCAGGTGACCAGCAATGTCGCAGGGATGATCAATGGCCTGAAACTCTGA